From a single Sulfolobus sp. E5-1-F genomic region:
- the cedA gene encoding DNA import protein CedA: MYSPFEILYLAIVIDSLSYTIGALLYGSPIPVRGVKEMGHKMIVNSIYVAVLANGFGLILSILSQLQNILGVNWNIFYLDIGLLQIQTGVAINMGKFLYSIIVIILNYFKVPSQFYSLVTPLLQYISFLTDILILLNFYMDIGLFIQSSYMVLIAIGILLMALPFQMGRGIGSMIIAFTIVFYIGLPLLPILISNSSPLQNQNFVLQDIALQTEEFYAQIPALFYSFILIPLTYMGVLVGFSFILQSFLGGYIGKLPIPVEI, encoded by the coding sequence GTGTACTCGCCATTTGAAATACTATATTTAGCAATTGTAATAGACTCCCTCTCCTACACAATAGGTGCACTACTTTACGGCTCACCAATTCCAGTTAGAGGAGTCAAAGAGATGGGTCATAAAATGATCGTTAACTCGATTTACGTAGCAGTATTAGCTAACGGTTTTGGTCTAATCCTTTCCATACTATCCCAACTACAAAACATATTAGGAGTAAATTGGAATATCTTTTACTTAGACATAGGTCTCCTCCAAATCCAAACCGGAGTAGCAATTAATATGGGAAAATTTCTATACAGTATTATTGTGATAATACTCAATTATTTTAAGGTACCTAGCCAATTCTACTCTTTAGTAACTCCACTTTTACAATATATTTCATTTCTAACAGATATACTCATTTTACTAAACTTTTACATGGACATAGGTCTTTTCATTCAATCATCATATATGGTGCTAATTGCAATTGGAATACTATTGATGGCTCTCCCATTTCAGATGGGGAGGGGAATTGGAAGCATGATAATAGCCTTTACCATAGTGTTTTACATCGGACTCCCCCTTTTACCAATACTGATATCCAATAGTTCCCCTCTCCAAAACCAAAACTTTGTCTTACAAGACATAGCGTTACAAACTGAGGAGTTCTACGCACAAATTCCAGCTCTATTTTACTCCTTCATCTTAATTCCATTAACGTACATGGGAGTATTGGTGGGATTTTCATTCATTTTACAGAGTTTCCTAGGCGGTTATATTGGAAAATTACCTATCCCAGTTGAAATTTGA
- a CDS encoding MFS transporter, which translates to MLNEMSSLSSREIKLIFLNFMSYTFLVYNYSILLVFNSPYISQTLFKGSYVLSLLGVYGLLLVDVIMRVPGAYVLGPISDKYGRKLVTRISSLGSALPLVAIALIPDPSPLLLIVLYMIQGFFTGGLSAGITVVGVEDLPEKHRGWFGGSGFAVGGSAYLLASVIFFIIITVIGSSNYTEIGWRIMFLTSLLILPFGFLMPESLRFRRNKERVKSPAKVLISSYKRQFILASTLTALWASMNALVNVMLPNFLYAVNHLSKVEIGYMSLIYSVIAIISAFIGGELSERIGRKKISIIGGILGILLSPVFILMPLSSRSLIPIFVSILGFVSVFGGGGIMTYVNENFPTKIRSTGVSLSWNIGFLVGNFIPLLLTTILYFTSITLFPLVEMIAMLILSAVIISVSIISHETRGNIERE; encoded by the coding sequence ATTTTAAACGAGATGAGCTCACTATCAAGCAGGGAAATTAAGTTAATATTCCTAAATTTCATGAGTTATACGTTTCTGGTATATAATTACTCAATATTGTTAGTATTTAACTCACCATACATCTCTCAAACGTTATTTAAAGGTTCATACGTACTCTCACTATTAGGGGTTTACGGCTTACTACTAGTTGATGTAATAATGAGAGTACCAGGAGCTTACGTATTGGGACCAATAAGCGATAAATACGGCAGGAAATTAGTTACTAGAATATCCAGTTTAGGTTCAGCCTTGCCTTTAGTTGCAATAGCACTAATACCAGATCCCTCCCCCTTATTGTTAATAGTATTATATATGATACAAGGTTTCTTTACGGGAGGACTATCAGCTGGAATTACTGTAGTAGGTGTTGAGGATTTACCAGAAAAGCATAGAGGTTGGTTTGGAGGATCTGGATTTGCAGTTGGCGGTTCAGCTTACCTCTTGGCATCGGTAATATTTTTCATAATAATTACCGTAATAGGTAGTTCTAACTATACTGAAATAGGATGGAGAATAATGTTCTTAACCTCTCTTCTTATATTACCCTTTGGCTTCTTGATGCCTGAATCCTTAAGGTTTAGGAGGAATAAGGAGAGAGTGAAATCACCAGCTAAAGTGCTAATCTCCTCGTACAAGAGACAATTTATTTTGGCATCAACATTAACTGCCCTTTGGGCTTCAATGAACGCATTAGTTAACGTCATGTTACCTAACTTTCTTTATGCCGTTAATCACTTATCAAAGGTTGAAATAGGATACATGTCCTTGATATATAGTGTAATAGCGATCATCTCGGCATTTATAGGAGGTGAGTTAAGTGAAAGAATTGGCAGAAAGAAAATATCAATCATAGGTGGGATTTTGGGAATATTGCTTTCACCCGTTTTCATACTAATGCCTCTATCTTCAAGATCGTTAATTCCAATTTTTGTTTCAATTCTGGGCTTCGTCTCTGTATTTGGAGGTGGGGGAATAATGACTTACGTAAATGAGAACTTCCCTACTAAGATCAGAAGCACTGGGGTATCTTTAAGCTGGAATATAGGGTTCTTGGTTGGAAATTTCATCCCTTTACTTCTCACAACTATCCTTTATTTTACTTCAATAACGTTATTCCCACTTGTAGAAATGATAGCTATGCTCATTCTTAGTGCAGTGATAATCTCAGTAAGCATTATCTCACATGAAACTAGGGGCAATATAGAGAGGGAGTAG